From Candidatus Amoebophilus asiaticus 5a2, the proteins below share one genomic window:
- a CDS encoding tetratricopeptide repeat protein, giving the protein MKMFKINPSLFLSRKTILFILSLQLIGCGHNSPDNQKEARLLMEINPHHLIGDQKAIEACFSLAEHKQHVMLNKYRLKISLSGSANQLLFEKDTETTRSFQNTTQNLTYFTSQRELNLEDELLIVPFTLLPAATTDNVIIKFELLDEDGSIIQKHRVDWSSHTKQTSLLLPSSDLPEGEIKILTSTLSKRPLLPTLPYPVEKTKEMQEEEYHDLICSSGSEIIDRSLQYPAQKKYKKSLPNPKESTESYDTLSIRALAERADHNDTQAQEEIIRRCLQVSINPLIKKILHPFSWPGIQEKAKQKQEYAYLLLCFSKQATDYTIYQTLMEHVKEQAQAGDPLAQTNLGYMYSEGLGFPVDARKAIEWYTKAAHQEFAIAQCLLGDIYYFGKIVSCNYQNALKWYKKAAGKGYAKAQNALAYMYEEGLGIQNKSERAVEWYTKAAMQGNITAQYNLGRIYYNGKGVRRAYNKAFKWYHKAANQGNIKAQTKLGYMYAKGLGIEQNLGNSVKWYNKAANKGNITAQFKLGLLYKKGEGVAQDYHKASEWFTKAANQGLVKAQYSLGCLYYNLGESIEHNYQQAFKWLSKAANEGHAEAQFSLARLFEDGLGVEQDKQEAIEWFTKAANQGLVKAQYSLGLLYETDEDIGHDYHKAFEWYSKAANQNDAVAQSSLAFLFIDGLGVERNVQQAIEWFTKAAQQGVVEAQYNLGIIYKRGEDIERNYQKSFEWFTKAASQGSVAAQNKLGSIYKKGLGREKDLSQAIFWWMKTRNTDKLMHIFNVNATLLPLVATLPDNQTTSVEAEMQSDEAAELLSTCQAMLIQNKYDLAGKQASLRLGYCEELEKIILQLIDWKQQLSIQTGLMVSCLSLQKSEDTTAIENYQQRTGIVPFVKQHILAENKTCLSFGQANVELADQIITELQHKRTYRSFYGLINQLKESYELARQKVTVKVSAIQEQLQKSVVEESEKAVLLATLARKMKLVDTFNTTLQTLEEIPIQFNTYYNLLLEEIDKGQAIRNQKFKEEYIYLFQ; this is encoded by the coding sequence ATGAAAATGTTTAAAATTAATCCTTCACTATTTCTAAGTAGAAAAACCATTCTTTTTATACTTAGCTTACAGCTTATTGGTTGTGGCCATAACTCACCTGATAATCAGAAAGAAGCACGTTTGCTCATGGAGATAAATCCCCACCATTTAATAGGTGATCAGAAAGCCATTGAAGCCTGTTTTTCATTAGCTGAGCATAAGCAACATGTTATGCTTAATAAGTATAGGTTAAAAATTAGCTTAAGTGGTAGCGCGAACCAATTGCTGTTTGAAAAAGACACCGAAACTACAAGAAGTTTCCAGAATACGACCCAGAATTTAACTTATTTTACATCCCAAAGAGAGCTAAACCTGGAAGATGAACTATTAATTGTCCCCTTCACCTTATTGCCAGCTGCAACTACTGATAATGTAATCATTAAGTTTGAACTTTTAGATGAAGATGGTAGCATCATACAAAAGCATAGGGTTGATTGGAGTAGCCATACCAAACAGACGAGCTTATTACTTCCAAGCAGTGATCTACCAGAAGGGGAAATTAAAATTTTAACTAGTACTTTAAGTAAACGTCCTTTGTTGCCTACTTTACCATATCCAGTTGAAAAGACTAAGGAAATGCAGGAAGAAGAATACCATGATCTGATATGTAGTTCTGGTTCAGAAATAATAGATAGATCCTTACAATATCCAGCCCAAAAGAAATATAAGAAAAGCTTACCAAACCCTAAAGAATCGACAGAATCTTATGATACTTTGAGTATACGTGCATTAGCTGAGCGAGCCGATCATAACGATACTCAAGCACAAGAAGAAATTATTAGGCGTTGCTTACAAGTGAGTATAAATCCGCTTATAAAAAAAATACTCCATCCTTTTAGCTGGCCAGGTATACAAGAAAAAGCAAAACAGAAGCAAGAATATGCATACTTACTGCTATGCTTTTCAAAACAAGCAACAGATTATACGATTTATCAAACATTGATGGAACATGTAAAAGAACAGGCACAAGCAGGAGATCCTTTAGCTCAAACCAATTTAGGGTATATGTATAGTGAAGGATTAGGTTTTCCAGTTGATGCTCGGAAAGCTATTGAATGGTATACTAAGGCTGCTCATCAAGAGTTTGCCATAGCACAATGTCTTTTAGGGGATATATATTATTTTGGAAAAATAGTTTCATGTAACTATCAAAATGCATTGAAATGGTATAAGAAAGCTGCTGGAAAGGGGTATGCTAAGGCACAAAATGCTTTAGCATATATGTACGAGGAGGGATTAGGCATCCAAAATAAGAGTGAAAGAGCTGTCGAGTGGTATACCAAGGCAGCTATGCAAGGAAATATAACTGCTCAGTATAACCTGGGTAGAATATATTACAATGGTAAAGGTGTAAGGCGGGCCTATAACAAAGCATTTAAGTGGTACCATAAGGCTGCTAACCAAGGCAATATAAAAGCACAAACTAAATTAGGATATATGTATGCTAAGGGCTTGGGGATTGAGCAAAATCTTGGAAACTCAGTAAAATGGTATAACAAAGCGGCTAATAAAGGGAATATAACCGCTCAATTTAAGTTAGGCCTTCTATACAAAAAAGGAGAAGGGGTTGCTCAGGATTACCATAAAGCATCTGAGTGGTTTACTAAAGCGGCTAACCAAGGGCTTGTAAAAGCTCAATATAGCTTAGGATGTCTCTACTATAATCTAGGTGAAAGCATTGAGCATAACTATCAACAAGCTTTTAAATGGCTTAGTAAAGCTGCGAATGAAGGTCATGCGGAAGCTCAATTCAGCCTAGCACGTCTCTTTGAAGATGGATTAGGGGTCGAACAAGATAAACAGGAGGCTATAGAGTGGTTTACTAAGGCAGCTAACCAGGGTCTTGTAAAAGCTCAATATAGTCTAGGTCTTCTCTATGAAACAGATGAAGACATTGGACATGATTACCACAAGGCATTCGAATGGTACAGTAAAGCAGCAAATCAAAATGACGCAGTGGCACAATCTAGTTTAGCATTTCTCTTTATAGATGGCTTGGGGGTTGAGCGAAATGTGCAGCAAGCCATAGAATGGTTTACTAAGGCTGCTCAACAGGGGGTTGTAGAGGCACAGTATAATTTAGGGATTATCTATAAAAGGGGGGAGGATATTGAGCGTAACTATCAAAAATCATTCGAGTGGTTCACTAAAGCTGCTAGTCAAGGCAGTGTAGCTGCACAAAATAAGCTGGGAAGTATTTACAAAAAGGGTTTAGGAAGAGAGAAAGATCTGAGCCAAGCCATCTTCTGGTGGATGAAGACACGAAATACAGACAAGCTGATGCATATCTTTAATGTTAATGCTACACTTCTTCCTTTAGTAGCTACTCTGCCAGATAATCAAACTACTAGCGTTGAAGCAGAAATGCAGTCTGACGAAGCAGCTGAACTTTTGAGTACTTGTCAGGCAATGTTAATACAGAATAAGTATGATTTAGCTGGCAAGCAAGCTAGTTTAAGACTTGGTTATTGTGAAGAACTCGAAAAAATAATTTTACAGCTTATCGATTGGAAACAGCAACTATCTATACAAACTGGCTTAATGGTTAGCTGTTTATCCTTGCAAAAGTCAGAGGATACAACGGCTATAGAGAACTATCAACAGCGGACAGGCATTGTGCCTTTTGTTAAGCAACATATCTTAGCTGAAAATAAAACTTGTCTTTCTTTTGGCCAGGCGAATGTAGAATTAGCTGACCAAATTATTACAGAGCTACAGCATAAGCGTACTTATAGAAGTTTTTATGGGTTAATTAACCAACTTAAAGAGTCTTATGAGTTGGCTCGTCAAAAAGTTACAGTTAAGGTAAGTGCTATACAAGAGCAACTACAGAAGTCTGTTGTAGAAGAATCAGAAAAAGCAGTGCTTCTAGCCACATTAGCTAGAAAAATGAAATTAGTAGATACATTTAATACTACTTTACAAACATTAGAAGAAATACCTATACAGTTTAATACTTACTATAACTTGCTATTAGAAGAAATTGATAAAGGACAGGCTATCCGTAATCAAAAGTTTAAAGAAGAATATATTTATCTTTTTCAATAG